Proteins found in one Prochlorothrix hollandica PCC 9006 = CALU 1027 genomic segment:
- the fabG gene encoding 3-oxoacyl-[acyl-carrier-protein] reductase has translation MERLPEALQRLKGKVALVTGASRGIGREIALALAAEGAKVVVNYASSSAAADEVVAKIEAAGGEAIALQADVSQEEAVEGLFKAVIDRWNRVDVLVNNAGITRDTLLMRMKTPDWQAVINLNLTGVFLCSRVASKIMLKQKSGRLINIASIVGEIGNPGQANYSAAKGGVIALTKTTAKELAPRGITANAVAPGFIATEMTQDLKADDLLKFIPLGRYGEAAEVAGLVRFLAADPAAAYITGQVINVDGGMVMS, from the coding sequence ATGGAACGGTTACCGGAAGCCCTGCAACGGTTGAAGGGAAAAGTGGCCCTGGTGACGGGGGCATCCCGAGGCATTGGACGGGAAATTGCCCTAGCCCTGGCAGCGGAAGGAGCCAAGGTGGTGGTCAACTATGCCAGTTCCAGCGCGGCAGCGGATGAGGTGGTGGCCAAAATCGAAGCCGCTGGGGGGGAGGCGATCGCCCTCCAGGCCGATGTCTCCCAAGAAGAAGCCGTGGAAGGGTTGTTTAAGGCGGTGATCGATCGCTGGAACCGGGTGGATGTGTTGGTTAATAACGCCGGGATCACCCGCGACACCCTGTTAATGCGCATGAAAACCCCCGACTGGCAGGCGGTGATTAACCTCAACCTCACCGGGGTCTTCCTCTGTAGCCGGGTAGCCAGCAAAATTATGCTCAAACAAAAATCGGGCCGTTTGATTAATATTGCCTCGATCGTCGGTGAAATTGGCAACCCCGGCCAAGCCAACTACAGCGCCGCCAAGGGGGGGGTCATTGCCCTCACCAAAACCACCGCCAAGGAACTGGCTCCGCGAGGTATCACCGCCAATGCCGTTGCCCCCGGCTTCATTGCCACGGAAATGACCCAGGATCTGAAAGCCGACGATCTGCTGAAGTTCATCCCCCTGGGTCGCTATGGGGAAGCTGCCGAAGTGGCTGGTTTGGTGCGGTTCCTGGCCGCTGATCCCGCCGCCGCCTACATCACCGGTCAGGTGATCAATGTGGATGGTGGGATGGTGATGTCTTAA
- a CDS encoding DUF3593 domain-containing protein, whose protein sequence is MTKETLFALSLFPYLGGLWFLTRSGQTPRLALIGFYMTLVFVAVTIPAGIYAQAHYGQQLADVDWLHGSAESFLTLSNILVVLGFRQGIIQKRSADQPKG, encoded by the coding sequence ATGACCAAAGAAACCCTGTTTGCTCTGTCCCTGTTTCCCTATTTGGGGGGTCTGTGGTTTTTGACGCGATCGGGCCAAACGCCCCGCCTCGCCCTCATTGGTTTTTATATGACCCTGGTCTTTGTGGCGGTCACGATCCCAGCGGGGATCTATGCCCAGGCCCATTATGGACAGCAGTTGGCCGATGTGGATTGGCTCCATGGCAGCGCTGAATCGTTTTTAACCCTGTCCAATATTTTGGTGGTCTTGGGGTTCCGCCAGGGGATTATCCAAAAACGGTCAGCGGATCAGCCCAAGGGTTAA